One Leishmania panamensis strain MHOM/PA/94/PSC-1 chromosome 24 sequence genomic region harbors:
- a CDS encoding hypothetical protein (TriTrypDB/GeneDB-style sysID: LpmP.24.1540) translates to MQPPHTSTQLLPQDSPPDLSNLTTNAFSPLPSSVGAPSTEDRQQQQQTATVHFYGDSQLESFMRVAAGDDKSSAMSPEPAANNLLGQLTVSALAVQNAAPASPPQPKAFHLHQFTPLGASACSNVSRSSAPSHGSGSVQMGCGPQMYSGDTSFPYPNYIKEALSLTPSQSVHSQPDGFAAGVVTPPTTPMNSSTINDNMSASLSQVMIGGAAMSSGVTMPFSQPNDAEVRSNLFVCGLPVSVRDKELLELFEKYGEIESAKVMLDIHTGRSRGIAFVKFKSIEHAENAVDTLNGTHINGHQITVRVANSRAAYLPGNPTNKTFVRNVPLTVSRSTLFDYFAQFGEVTDLSIKSDTAQGRHNQSGRSISTADDSTDDKLNIVFITYSTKEAAAKAAEATHTKTPFKECKGVPLLAKVAEDTVRRMERLSRRQRTTMGAEGTRDANTAGSGGSITSMGRLAASSLGAVLPPGMMVSPMMAMPDSFPPGAFVSVPTMGSPPDLTAPTMMSSNMAGDHMTAFCDVNGSTIYSSAPPNPTAAASGMAYAMPGNMAQPSMFFSAQPPPPLSITQSAPPQPQQIPPQAQPHALYMATPNGFATAPQPQPQPQQQLLQFFPAPPPLLPVQQQSQSAVPMTGATPGQLVYMQTANGSVMPVVYGGAQPAAGPMLPPMSPYFVMMGGQQLPS, encoded by the coding sequence ATGCAGCCCCCACACACCTCTacccagctgctgccgcaagATTCACCGCCAGACCTCAGCAACCTCACCACCAacgctttctctccccttccttcctccgtCGGTGCCCCCAGCACTGAGGataggcagcagcagcagcagacagcGACAGTGCACTTTTACGGGGACTCTCAGCTCGAATCGTTCATGAgggtcgctgctggagacgACAAGAGTTCCGCGATGTCACCCGAACCAGCGGCCAACAACCTGCTCGGCCAGCTTACCGTTTCAGCACTGGCGGTGCAGAATGCCGCTCCCGCCTCACCACCGCAACCAAAGGCGTTCCATCTCCATCAGTTTACACCGCTTGGCGCGAGTGCATGCTCGAACGTGAGTCGCTCTTCGGCTCCGTCGCATGGCAGCGGCTCTGTGCAGATGGGATGCGGCCCGCAGATGTACAGCGGTGACACCTCCTTTCCCTACCCAAACTACATAAAAGAGGCGCTCTCTCTGACACCGTCGCAGTCCGTGCACAGCCAACCCGATGGTTTCGCTGCCGGCGTCGTCACCCCTCCGACGACGCCGatgaacagcagcaccattaACGACAACATGagtgcttctctctcacaaGTCATGATCGGTGGCGCAGCCATGTCATCGGGTGTGACCATGCCATTCAGCCAGCCGAACGACGCTGAGGTGCGCAGCAACCTGTTTGTGTGTGGTCTTCCGGTCAGCGTTAGGGACAAGGAGCTTTTGGAGTTGTTCGAGAAGTATGGGGAAATCGAGTCCGCCAAGGTGATGCTCGACATCCACACTGGTCGTAGCCGTGGCATTGCCTTCGTGAAGTTCAAGAGTATCGAGCACGCCGAGAACGCAGTGGACACGCTGAACGGCACACATATAAATGGGCATCAGATCACTGTGCGCGTGGCGAACTCGCGCGCTGCCTACCTCCCAGGCAACCCCACGAACAAGACCTTTGTGCGCAACGTGCCGCTGACAGTGTCGCGCTCCACACTCTTTGACTACTTCGCTCAGTTCGGCGAGGTTACCGACCTATCTATCAAATCGGACACCGCACAGGGCCGCCACAACCAGTCAGGACGCTCAATCAGCACCGCCGATGACAGCACTGATGACAAGCTGAACATTGTTTTCATCACCTACTCAACCAAggaggccgccgccaagGCCGCCGAGGCGACGCACACGAAGACACCGTTTAAGGAGTGCAAAGGCGTGCCTCTGCTGGCGAAGGTCGCCGAAGACACAGTGCGCCGTATGGAGCGTCTGTCGCGTCGTCAGCGCACCACTATGGGTGCCGAAGGCACAAGGGACGCGAACACCGCGGGCAGTGGCGGTAGTATCACGTCGATGGGTAGGCTCGCTGCCTCATCGCTAGGTGCCGTTCTTCCTCCCGGTATGATGGTGTCACCGATGATGGCCATGCCCGATAGCTTCCCTCCTGGGGCGTTTGTCTCCGTTCCTACGATGGGTAGCCCGCCAGACCTCACCGCACCCACGATGATGTCCTCGAACATGGCAGGTGACCATATGACGGCCTTCTGCGATGTCAACGGTAGCACCATCTATAGCTCGGCCCCACCGAaccccaccgctgcggccaGTGGTATGGCCTACGCCATGCCTGGCAATATGGCGCAGCCGAGCATGTTTTTTAGCGctcagccaccaccaccactatcaATTACCCagtcagcgccgccgcagcctcaGCAGATCCCGCCGCAGGCACAACCGCACGCCTTGTATATGGCCACCCCCAATGGCTTTGCGAcagcgccacagccacagccacagcctcagcagcagctgctgcagtttttcccagcgccgccgccactgctgccggtgcagcagcagtcacaGTCCGCAGTACCGATGACAGGCGCAACGCCTGGCCAGTTGGTGTACATGCAAACCGCGAACGGATCGGTGATGCCGGTTGTGTACGGCGGGGCGCAACCGGCGGCGGGGCCAATGCTGCCGCCGATGAGCCCTTACTTTGTGATGATGggtgggcagcagctgccgagtTAG